One Tetrapisispora phaffii CBS 4417 chromosome 2, complete genome genomic region harbors:
- the ASF1 gene encoding nucleosome assembly factor ASF1 (similar to Saccharomyces cerevisiae ASF1 (YJL115W); ancestral locus Anc_1.242) has translation MSIVSLLGIKVLNNPAKFSDPYEFEITFECLEPLKHDLEWKLTYVGSSRSLEHDQELDSILVGPVPVGVNKFVFAADSPSAELIPASELVSVTVILLSCSYDGREFVRVGYYVNNEYDSDELRENPPAKVQVDHVVRNILAEKPRVTRFNIVWDNENEADFYPPEQQEVEENEEEEEEEDEDEEDEDEEDEDEDEDEDTNDQGTEDVEEEIDIEEEEVDNGNAAEDAEDEQAAEGDVTVNGDDEQDSKRRKIETPTTENPAETVTTPKDIHSPVKTAD, from the coding sequence ATGTCCATCGTATCGCTGCTAGGTATCAAGGTGTTGAACAACCCTGCTAAATTCTCAGATCCGTACGAGTTCGAGATCACCTTCGAGTGTTTGGAGCCATTGAAACACGATTTGGAATGGAAACTAACATACGTCGGCTCGTCGCGCTCGTTGGAGCATGACCAGGAGCTGGACTCCATACTGGTGGGACCTGTGCCGGTCGGAGTGAATAAATTCGTCTTTGCTGCGGACTCTCCTTCTGCTGAGTTGATTCCAGCTAGTGAATTGGTCAGTGTCACTGTCATACTGTTGAGTTGTTCCTATGATGGCAGAGAGTTCGTCAGGGTGGGGTACTACGTGAATAACGAGTACGATAGCGATGAGTTGAGGGAGAACCCACCGGCAAAAGTCCAAGTCGACCATGTTGTGAGAAACATCCTGGCGGAGAAACCAAGAGTCACAAGGTTTAACATTGTTTGGGATAATGAGAACGAAGCAGATTTTTATCCTCCAGAACAACAGGAAGTAGAGGAAAATgaggaagaagaggaagaggAGGACGAAGATGAGGAGGACGAGGATGAGGAGGACGAGGATGAAGACGAGGATGAAGATACAAATGACCAAGGAACTGAAGATGTcgaagaagaaatagatATCGAGGAAGAGGAAGTGGATAATGGCAATGCAGCCGAAGACGCTGAAGACGAACAAGCAGCAGAAGGAGATGTAACGGTAAATGGGGATGACGAACAAGACTCgaaaagaaggaaaatTGAGACTCCAACAACAGAGAATCCAGCTGAAACTGTCACTACCCCAAAGGATATACACTCTCCTGTAAAAACTGCTGattaa
- the TPHA0B01050 gene encoding uncharacterized protein (similar to Saccharomyces cerevisiae RSC1 (YGR056W) and RSC2 (YLR357W); ancestral locus Anc_4.196), with translation MSRRSGENRAPQSDDGDNQLLHKRIRHFYDQLYTVKEQNGIEIYPVFITLPTKKDYPDYYALITKPVSINTLKKRVPHYTDPQNFINDLAQMIWNAKAFNDEGSEIFKYAQVLEKYVRGTVFEKMKEYYPEISYPNLGLLPHELEAKGLTVKDVIKKEKKIKDDAKEPNTQQKINATKLSTNNISQTKTSHKSSSNIPNLQRKPIYTNSVNTSNKINTAESSPTPRYSQSASPRPQKQIKKHIKRGRPPVIDLPYVQRMKNVVKYLRRELDGNRRPLTAPFERIPTDNNDNTADYLSIISNPMTLEDIFKKIKTRKYKDFQGFQNDINLMIANYRQYYRSNPQLIQLANLLEKQYTIFARHELSKPDTDFMPEGELRYPIDEVIVNGMKYRIGDWALINNPNDVTKPTVGQIFKLWKTSDGQQWLNACWYIRPEQTVHRVDRLFYKNEVFKTGQYRDHLASELVGKGYVVHFTRYQRGDPDVKLEGPLFVCEFRYNENDNAFNKIRTWKACLPEEIRDQDEITIPVNGRKFFKYESPIKHLLPPNATINDPPPEPTHGVPNNPPIVGGVFIGPKLKRDDLGEYASSDDCPRYIIRPNEPTGEGKIDYETGTLTTTAITATGLPRTVHPPPRLAAMKQNELNGHSGSGTPISVSAGQSFYPTGFGHGSSLDNKSYSPLPYPLPFDSNHNAKNNNITVQGLKQRQAFRMQQQQEQNQLNKKSEASSYNLTTIVNNLTSRASKINLGKIVVDTPNAYVLPLTISKKIEVLQRSDFGNQCRLLGKDEALKKQPKGDILWFKGVSVSVEERMLNSGYRNINSNLNECFESDFKTQQRRKKQKLNYEEIEEKLEEEPESNEDNNIQNTDTSNVSNEVSLPKTEPESEESEEDIPLINDIYSKAYYLPGSFALGLKPSANFMAFKLNKNLSSAQD, from the coding sequence ATGTCGAGAAGATCCGGTGAAAATAGAGCTCCCCAATCAGATGACGGTGATAATCAGCTGCTGCATAAGAGGATAAGACATTTTTATGACCAATTGTATACTGTGAAGGAACAAAATggtattgaaatatatccAGTTTTCATTACATTACCAACTAAAAAAGACTATCCTGATTATTATGCATTGATTACAAAACCCGTGTCTATTAACACTTTGAAGAAAAGAGTGCCACATTATACAGATCCGCAGAACTTTATTAATGATCTTGCACAGATGATTTGGAATGCAAAAGCTTTTAACGATGAGGGCTcagaaatttttaaatatgcTCAAGTACTAGAGAAATATGTACGTGGAACagtatttgaaaaaatgaaagaatATTACCCAGAGATTTCATACCCCAATTTAGGTTTACTACCTCATGAATTGGAGGCAAAAGGGTTGACAGTAAAAGATGTAATTAAAAAggagaaaaaaattaaagatgatGCAAAAGAGCCTAATACacaacaaaaaattaatgcAACAAAACTATCAACTAATAACATCTCTCAAACTAAAACAAGTCATAAATCAAGTAGTAATATTCCAAACTTACAAAGGAAACCAATCTATACTAATTCTGTGAATAcctcaaataaaataaatactgCCGAATCATCTCCAACACCCAGATATTCGCAATCAGCAAGTCCAAGACCACAAAAACAAATCAAAAAACATATCAAACGTGGTAGACCTCCCGTAATCGATTTGCCATATGTACAAAGAATGAAGAACGTTGTTAAGTATTTAAGAAGAGAACTTGATGGGAACAGAAGACCATTGACCGCGCCATTCGAAAGAATACCCACcgataataatgataatactGCTGATTATCTTTCCATAATATCAAACCCAATGACTTTAGaagatatattcaaaaagattaaaacTAGAAAATACAAAGACTTTCAAggttttcaaaatgatATCAATTTAATGATTGCAAACTATAGACAATATTACAGGTCAAATCCACAATTAATACAGTTAGCAAACTTACTAGAAAAACAATACACAATTTTTGCTCGTCATGAATTGTCAAAACCAGATACTGATTTTATGCCTGAAGGTGAATTACGTTATCCAATAGATGAAGTAATTGTTAATGGTATGAAGTACCGTATTGGTGACTGGGCATTGATAAATAACCCAAACGATGTAACAAAACCAACGGTAGGTCAAATATTCAAGCTATGGAAGACAAGTGACGGTCAACAATGGTTAAATGCATGTTGGTATATTAGACCGGAACAGACTGTCCATAGAGTCGACAGATTATTCTATAAAAATGAAGTATTCAAGACAGGTCAATATAGAGATCATCTAGCTTCCGAATTGGTTGGTAAAGGTTATGTGGTTCATTTTACAAGATATCAACGTGGTGATCCGGATGTCAAGCTTGAAGGTCCTTTATTTGTATGCGAGTTCCGTTacaatgaaaatgataatgcATTCAACAAGATTAGGACCTGGAAAGCATGTTTACCAGAGGAAATTCGTGATCAAGATGAAATTACTATTCCAGTTAACGgtagaaaattttttaaatatgaatCCCCAATTAAACATCTGTTACCACCTAATGCTACTATCAATGATCCACCACCTGAACCTACTCATGGTGTACCAAATAACCCACCTATTGTCGGTGGTGTTTTCATAGGGCCAAAGTTAAAACGTGATGATTTAGGTGAATATGCATCATCTGATGATTGTCCAAGATACATAATAAGGCCTAACGAACCAACTGGCGAAGGTAAGATCGATTATGAGACTGGTACTTTAACTACAACTGCCATTACCGCTACTGGTTTACCTAGGACGGTACATCCACCACCTCGCTTAGCAGCTATGAAACAAAACGAGTTAAATGGCCACAGTGGTTCTGGTACCCCAATAAGCGTAAGTGCAGGTCAATCTTTTTATCCAACCGGATTCGGACATGGGTCATCTTTAGATAATAAAAGTTATTCACCACTTCCATATCCTCTACCATTTGATTCTAACCATAatgcaaaaaataataacattacTGTTCAAGGTTTAAAACAGCGTCAAGCTTTTAGAATGCAGCAACAGCAAGAACAGAACCAGCTGAATAAAAAATCTGAAGCCTCAAGTTATAATTTGACTACGATTGTTAACAATTTAACCTCAAGAGcttcaaaaattaactTGGGAAAAATCGTAGTTGATACACCTAATGCTTATGTTCTTCCACTAACGATATCGAAGAAAATTGAAGTTTTACAAAGAAGTGATTTTGGAAACCAATGTAGACTACTAGGTAAAGATGAAGCCTTAAAGAAACAACCAAAAGGTGATATTCTTTGGTTCAAAGGTGTTAGTGTTTCGGTAGAAGAAAGAATGTTAAATTCTGGGTACCGTAACATTAATTccaatttaaatgaatgtTTCGAAAGTGATTTTAAGACACAACAGAGGagaaagaaacaaaaattaaattacgAAGAGATCGAAGAGAAACTTGAAGAAGAGCCTGAAAgtaatgaagataataatatccAAAATACTGATACATCAAATGTTTCAAACGAAGTCAGTCTGCCAAAGACTGAACCGGAAAGCGAGGAGAGCGAAGAAGATATTCCACTGATCAATGACATTTATTCTAAAGCATATTACCTTCCAGGTTCCTTTGCTCTAGGTCTAAAACCTTCTGCAAACTTCATGGCATTTAAACTAAATAAAAATCTATCATCAGCTCAagattaa
- the TPHA0B01080 gene encoding uncharacterized protein (similar to Saccharomyces cerevisiae YKR041W; ancestral locus Anc_1.243): MNEGSGTDDSSSNEYSDSDDINYVRPVYQSPDNSIKKKKSTKRPNKSLLNKVYSNLNLEEEPKLKFIKFKRFERDIKSPAKINSFRTQQHFNETVKEYGEDIAGYKFLVTGQEFEKLEMKNKSNLNKKSSEGFAKLEKEQRTINELLMNAPARNIDNIEMQFPIDLLEKYWDAEDNTLTIVPVFGKGSLLDIEADDINSESISEFYEKSCHHFSRDLRSVLKAERVRWHPDRVCNALIRSQLAVSIDVYRKINKIFQIINELWGNER, from the coding sequence ATGAATGAGGGATCAGGTACTGATGATTCAAGCTCTAATGAATACAGCGATTCGGATGACATAAACTACGTGAGACCTGTTTATCAAAGTCCAGATAATAgtattaaaaagaaaaaaagtaCTAAGCGACCTAATAAAAGCTTACTTAATAAAGTTTAttctaatttaaatttagaGGAAGAACccaaattaaaatttatcaagTTCAAGCGTTTTGAACGGGACATCAAGTCTCCAGCTAAAATCAACTCTTTCAGAACTCAGCAACACTTTAATGAAACCGTTAAAGAATATGGGGAAGATATAGCAGGGTACAAATTTCTTGTAACTGGTCAAGAATTTGAGAAGttagaaatgaaaaacaaGTCAAATctcaataaaaaatcttCTGAAGGGTTTGCTAAGCTTGAGAAAGAGCAGAGAacaattaatgaattgttaATGAATGCACCCGCTAGGaatatagataatataGAAATGCAATTCCCCATTGATCttcttgaaaaatattgGGATGCCGAAGATAACACTTTGACGATTGTGCCTGTATTTGGCAAAGGTTCATTGTTAGATATTGAGGCAGATGATATTAATAGTGAATCGATCTCGGAGTTCTATGAGAAAAGCTGTCACCATTTCTCAAGGGATCTGAGAAGTGTTTTGAAAGCAGAGCGCGTTAGATGGCACCCAGATCGAGTTTGCAATGCATTGATTAGATCTCAATTGGCTGTGAGTATTGATGTATATCGAAAgatcaataaaatatttcaaattatcaaCGAGCTTTGGGGTAACGAACGTTAA
- the VPS38 gene encoding Vps38p (similar to Saccharomyces cerevisiae VPS38 (YLR360W); ancestral locus Anc_4.199) gives MTMMIKDNGLVTRRLRHLRSIKIQNIDIMQHSINNQYRMSLLQQKYEYFLTIENLKDEIIYVSEVQHTWLNRLYFNEIPINEYPDYELTLKLMLKFPNTLLDESDSSFNEPTDNLNANAAETWIEIVNLDVNLNHLIELVNEKNVIESPNLFLFQFTNGTYIFPHQGLKMEPTSIFNDMEHNKSRTTNKSRLSANFNSLLKVNKSNDFISHIYDEINLISEKLHDRTYNKKSALIGNNNLIQKYINQLTVSIDRKQRHLEAIGLSFESLIKTEHNEEDKNYELKFHADSGQYFNEVEENDNSYGNKSYQLIKINNKLDLIRAKKCGQLVDIFKEYHLFDVENGGYIILNKPSNGPDQNNHVAPSDEFNLTSWKSRIELDDGKEKTHGIINQLQFKKVQVNDIMTLIEGINSNKADENEINTVNTLLGQYMLFTLMISKVIYHIPLPNDMEYCGSTCFINKTLPFFIPEKKKLTKTSIASLIKAIDLFNINIKQLQLHLQRY, from the coding sequence ATGACAATGATGATTAAAGATAATGGTTTAGTAACAAGACGATTGCGTCATCTAAGATCAATTAAGATCCAGAACATTGATATAATGCAACATTCTattaataatcaatatagAATGAGTTTACTGCaacaaaaatatgaatatttcctaacaattgaaaatttaaaggaCGAGATCATTTATGTAAGTGAGGTTCAACATACATGGTTGAATAGGCTCTATTTTAACGAAATTCCAATTAATGAATATCCAGATTACGAattaacattaaaattaatgcTCAAATTTCCCAATACACTCTTGGATGAAAGTGATAGTTCATTTAATGAACCAACAGATAACCTCAACGCTAATGCTGCAGAGACTTGGATAGAAATTGTGAATTTAGatgtaaatttaaatcatttaattgaaCTTGTAAACGAAAAAAATGTGATCGAATCACCAAATCTTTTCTTATTTCAATTCACCAATGGtacatatatttttccTCATCAGGGACTGAAAATGGAGCCAACTTCTATTTTCAATGATATGGAACACAATAAATCAAGGACAACAAATAAAAGTAGGCTATCTGCTAATTTTAACTCACTATTGAAGGTAAATAAAAGTAATGACTTTATTTCACACATATATGATGAAATAAACCTAATTTCTGAAAAATTGCATGACAGaacatataataaaaaatcagCTCTTATTggaaataataatttgatacagaaatatataaatcaattaactGTAAGCATTGATAGAAAACAGAGACATTTAGAAGCCATTGGCTTATCTTTTGaatcattaattaaaaCTGAGCATAATGAGGAGGATAAAAACTATGAGTTAAAGTTTCATGCAGACTCTGGCCAGTACTTTAATGAAGTTGaggaaaatgataatagtTATGGGAATAAAAGTTATcagttaataaaaattaacaataaattagatTTGATTCGTGCAAAAAAATGTGGACAATTAGtcgatatttttaaagaatatcatttatttgatGTTGAGAATGGTGGTTACATTATACTTAATAAACCATCGAATGGTCCCGATCAGAACAATCATGTTGCACCATCTGACGAGTTCAATCTAACTTCATGGAAGTCGAGGATCGAGTTAGATGATGGAAAAGAAAAGACTCACGGTATCATTAATCAATTACAGTTTAAAAAGGTTCAAGTAAATGATATAATGACTTTAATCGAGGGGATTAATAGTAACAAAGCTGATGAAAACGAAATTAACACTGTTAATACACTATTAGGTCAATATATGTTATTTACCTTAATGATTTCTAAGGTAATATATCATATACCATTACCAAATGATATGGAATATTGTGGTAGTACATGTTTCATTAACAAAACACTTCCATTTTTCATACcagagaaaaaaaaattgacaAAAACAAGCATCGCATCACTCATAAAGGCAATTGACCTATTCAATATCAACATCAAACAACTTCAACTTCATTTACAAAGATACTAA
- the MUP1 gene encoding Mup1p (similar to Saccharomyces cerevisiae MUP1 (YGR055W); ancestral locus Anc_4.195), translating to MSDTKNSFVSQLNIFNKDNYKSSNSTHEIEGSDGEQPSDVEAGQQFVTELDQGEKRLGLFSCIGLICNRMLGTGVFAVSSTIYTQAGSIGLALILWAVGAIIATSGLYVYMEFGTAIPKNGGEKNYLEAIFKKPKFLITSMYASYVFFLGWASGNSVNTAVMFLNAAGTEATEWRQRGLAIAVIFFAFLINAISVKTGLYIQNALGIFKVVIVIFISITGWVALGGGLKNGYKTDNFHNAFAGTENATAYGVVNALYNVIWSFVGYSNVNYALGEVKNPVRTLKIAGPTSMVFVSIIYIFVNIAYFAVVPKETLKSSKLVLAADFFDIVFGESGKKAASVIVGLSALGNVLSVIFSQGRIIQQLGREGVLPFSSFFASSKPFNSPMVGLFQHFVVCVVTIIAPPAGDAYNFILNLISYPMNIVNFCVSAGLLHIYWQRRKGLIEWNPPIKAGVYITTFFALSNLYLIVAPYVPPSEGQSVYVSLPYWIHCVIAWLVFAIGGIYYCVWTQILPRVFHYKLVTKDVLGDDGFWKISIIKVYDKDVSEKDDDETSEQASKIGDDSLIVQTVSPENLKSNKESMSSGIEY from the coding sequence ATGTCGGATACCAAGAACTCTTTCGTATCGCAGTTGAACATCTTCAATAAAGATAACTACAAGTCATCGAACTCAACACATGAAATCGAGGGCTCTGATGGCGAGCAACCTTCAGATGTCGAGGCCGGTCAACAGTTCGTCACCGAACTGGATCAAGGTGAAAAAAGACTAGGTCTTTTTTCATGCATTGGTCTTATATGTAACAGAATGCTGGGTACCGGTGTTTTCGCCGTCTCATCCACTATCTACACACAAGCAGGGTCCATCGGTCTGGCTCTGATTTTATGGGCTGTCGGTGCTATCATCGCTACTTCAGGTCTATACGTTTACATGGAATTCGGTACCGCCATCCCGAAAAATGGCGGTGAAAAAAACTACCTGGAGGCTATCTTTAAGAAACCAAAATTTCTAATTACTTCAATGTACGCCTCATACGTTTTCTTCTTGGGTTGGGCTTCCGGTAACTCTGTCAACACTGCTGTCATGTTCTTGAACGCAGCGGGCACCGAAGCTACCGAATGGAGACAGAGAGGTTTGGCTATCGCTGTCATCTTTTTCGCTTTCCTGATCAATGCTATCTCAGTCAAGACaggtttatatattcaaaacgCACTAGGTATTTTCAAAGTTGTTATCGTCATCTTTATTTCCATCACAGGTTGGGTTGCTTTAGGTGGCGGGTTGAAGAATGGCTACAAGACTGACAATTTCCACAATGCATTCGCCGGTACAGAGAATGCTACCGCATACGGTGTTGTCAATGCTCTATATAACGTCATTTGGTCCTTTGTGGGCTATTCAAACGTCAACTACGCTTTGGGTGAAGTCAAAAACCCTGTCAGAACTTTGAAGATCGCAGGTCCAACTTCAATGGTTTTCGTTTCAATTATCTACATTTTCGTCAACATCGCTTATTTCGCTGTCGTTCCAAAGGAAACTTTGAAATCATCCAAGTTAGTCTTGGCTGCAGATTTCTTTGATATTGTTTTCGGTGAAAGTGGTAAGAAAGCTGCTTCCGTCATTGTCGGTTTAAGTGCCTTGGGTAACGTTTTATCCGTCATATTCTCTCAAGGTAGAATCATTCAACAATTGGGTAGAGAAGGTGTCTTGCCTTTCTCCTCTTTCTTCGCTTCTTCAAAGCCATTTAACTCCCCAATGGTCGGCTTATTCCAACATTTCGTCGTTTGTGTGGTCACTATCATTGCCCCACCGGCAGGTGACGCTTACAACTTCATTTTGAACTTGATCTCATACCCAATGAACATTGTCAACTTCTGTGTCAGTGCCGGTTTACTACATATCTACTGGCAAAGAAGAAAGGGTCTTATCGAATGGAACCCACCTATCAAAGCCGGCGTTTACATTACAACTTTCTTTGCTCTATCCAACTTGTATTTGATCGTCGCACCATATGTCCCCCCTTCAGAAGGTCAATCTGTTTATGTCTCCTTACCTTATTGGATTCATTGTGTTATCGCTTGGTTAGTCTTCGCGATTGGTGGCATTTACTACTGTGTATGGACCCAAATCTTACCAAGAGTCTTCCACTACAAATTGGTTACAAAGGATGTCCTTGGTGATGATGGTTTCTGGAAAATATCAATCATTAAAGTGTACGACAAGGATGTATCAGAAAAGGACGATGACGAAACTTCTGAACAAGCAAGTAAAATTGGTGATGACAGTTTAATCGTTCAAACTGTTTCCCCAGAGAACCTGAAGAGTAATAAAGAAAGTATGAGCTCAGgtattgaatattaa
- the ADE13 gene encoding adenylosuccinase ADE13 (similar to Saccharomyces cerevisiae ADE13 (YLR359W); ancestral locus Anc_4.197) translates to MTEYDKYTTPLSSRYASEEMSSIFSLRNRFSTWRKLWLNLAIAEKELGLDVITDEAIEQMKANLIITDKELARASAQEAIVRHDVMAHVHTFGETCPAAAGIIHLGATSCYVTDNADLIFLRDAYDVIIPKLVNVIDRLSKFAMEYKDLPVLGWTHFQPAQLTTLGKRSTLWIQELLWDLRNFVRARNDLGLRGVKGTTGTQASFLALFHGNHDKVEELDERVTELLGFDTVYPVTGQTYSRKIDIDVLAPLASFAATAHKMATDIRLLANLKEVEEPFEKSQIGSSAMAYKRNPMRCERVCSLARHLGSLYSDAVQTASVQWFERTLDDSAIRRISLPGAFLTTDILLSTLLNISSGLVVYPKVIERRIKSELPFMATENIIMAMVEKGASRQDVHENIRVLSQQASDVVKKQGGENDLIERIQNDAFFEPIWKDLDTLLKPSTFVGRAPQQVEKFVSRDVKNALEPFQVMINNEEVKLNV, encoded by the coding sequence ATGACAGAATACGATAAGTACACAACCCCTTTATCTTCTAGATATGCTTCTGAAGAAATGTCATCCATTTTCTCTTTGAGAAATAGATTTTCTACTTGGAGAAAATTATGGTTAAATCTAGCAATTGctgaaaaagaattagGTTTGGACGTTATTACTGATGAAGCTATAGAGCAAATGAAAGCCAATTTGATAATTACAGATAAAGAATTAGCTAGGGCTTCTGCTCAAGAGGCTATTGTGAGACATGATGTTATGGCTCATGTCCATACTTTTGGGGAGACTTGTCCAGCGGCAGCAGGTATTATTCACTTGGGTGCCACTTCATGTTATGTTACAGATAATGCAGACTTAATCTTCTTAAGGGATGCATACGATGTGATCATTCCCAAATTGGTTAATGTTATTGATAGATTATCGAAATTCGCCATGGAATATAAAGATCTACCAGTTTTAGGTTGGACACATTTCCAACCAGCTCAATTAACTACCTTGGGTAAAAGATCCACCTTATGGATTCAAGAATTGTTATGGGACTTAAGAAATTTCGTTAGAGCAAGAAATGATCTTGGGTTGCGTGGTGTTAAGGGTACAACTGGTACACAAGCATCATTTTTAGCTCTATTCCACGGAAACCACGATAAAGTCGAAGAGCTAGATGAAAGAGTCACTGAATTACTTGGTTTTGATACCGTTTATCCAGTTACTGGCCAAACATATTCTAGAAAAATCGATATTGATGTTTTAGCCCCATTAGCGTCATTCGCTGCTACAGCTCATAAGATGGCCACTGACATTCGTCTATTAGCAAATTTAAAGGAGGTTGAAGAGccatttgaaaaatcacAGATCGGTTCTTCTGCCATGGCATATAAGAGAAATCCAATGCGTTGTGAACGTGTGTGTTCATTAGCTAGACATCTTGGTTCTTTATACTCTGATGCTGTCCAAACTGCATCTGTACAATGGTTTGAAAGAACTTTAGATGACTCTGCAATCAGAAGAATCTCATTACCTGGTGCATTTTTAACAactgatattttattaagtaCACTATTGAACATCTCCTCCGGATTAGTTGTTTACCCAAAAGTCATTGAAAGAAGAATCAAAAGTGAATTACCATTTATGGCTactgaaaatattatcatgGCTATGGTCGAAAAAGGTGCTTCAAGACAAGATGTGCATGAAAATATCAGAGTTCTATCTCAACAAGCTTCTGATGTTGTTAAAAAACAAGGTGGcgaaaatgatttaatagAACGTATTCAAAACGATGCTTTCTTCGAACCTATATGGAAGGATTTAGACACACTATTGAAACCATCAACATTTGTAGGTAGAGCTCCGCAACAAGTCGAGAAATTTGTTAGTAGAGATGTTAAGAACGCATTAGAACCATTCCAAGTTATGATTAATAACGAAGAAGTTAAATTAAACGTTTAA
- the LST7 gene encoding Lst7p (similar to Saccharomyces cerevisiae LST7 (YGR057C); ancestral locus Anc_4.198), producing the protein MNKNKGLNNEYFLQNEQLPNEDTEPKNVTGIELLPINKFLFSILLGHFCDKHGPTIVMVTQVGSISTGGDELLVPDFPTDSYCESCSMHISNNLVKDSSTKTDTKSMRSVIADSVYVSTQYSLIRYQLMTQVIRKAFSEETISYDSSPLIFFDDIRGLNFVMGFKLYDDQARGNERRYSLIFNINTKNSKAAMNILANNWDFIEGGFLKIIHYIQHKHEEDIKRQLEKENEDGGFTPMVGTFLRANKVKTSKNLSELTKDELIFIKLHKWNSYILKSLLV; encoded by the coding sequence ATGAATAAGAATAAAGGACtgaataatgaatattttttacaGAATGAACAGCTCCCGAATGAAGATACGGAACCCAAGAATGTTACCGGGATTGAATTGTTACCTATAAACAAGTTTTTATTCTCTATTTTACTGGGGCATTTTTGTGATAAGCATGGGCCAACTATTGTAATGGTCACTCAGGTAGGAAGTATAAGTACGGGTGGAGATGAACTGCTAGTTCCAGATTTTCCTACAGATTCTTATTGCGAGTCATGTTCAATGCacatatcaaataatttggTCAAAGACAGCTCGACAAAGACTGATACAAAATCCATGAGATCAGTTATTGCTGATAGTGTTTACGTATCAACACAATACTCTTTGATTAGATATCAATTGATGACACAGGTTATTCGTAAGGCATTTTCGGAAGAAACGATATCTTATGATTCTTCACCATTAATTTTCTTCGATGACATTAGGGGTTTGAATTTTGTGATGGGTTTTAAACTATATGATGATCAGGCAAGAGGTAATGAAAGGAGGTATTCTCtcatatttaatataaatacaaagaACAGTAAAGCTGCCATGAATATATTGGCAAATAATTGGGATTTTATCGAAGGTGGTTTCCTCAAAATTATACATTATATTCAACACAAGCATGAAGAAGACATCAAAAGACAATTagagaaagaaaatgaagacGGTGGATTTACACCTATGGTTGGAACATTTCTAAGAGCCAACAAAGTAAAAACTTCTAAAAATCTTTCTGAACTCACTAAGGATGAATTaatattcatcaaattGCATAAATGGAATTCATATATACTTAAGTCTCTTTTGGTGTGA